Proteins encoded by one window of Luteimonas yindakuii:
- a CDS encoding PAS domain-containing hybrid sensor histidine kinase/response regulator yields MSPNEPLEFRRLADTAPAILWVTDADGHCTFMSRGWHEMTGQSEAESLGFGWLDALHPDDLPIARTRLARAQRLVKPFTIDYRVRCRDGRYRWMLDAANPRHAADGSFAGFAGSVIDIDDRRRSEDKYRALFDSIEEGFCIVQMLFDDRTQPRDYRFLEVNPAFSRHTGLVDPVGHTAREMLPDLEPHWFEIYGRIAVTGEPERFEAGSDAMDRWFEVYAFRIGDPAERLVALLFTDITARRRQQQALREADQRKDEFLATLAHELRNPLAPIRTSLYVLKLNQDPETGARMLDILMRQVDQLTHLVDDLTEVSRITRGRIELRAVDIPLGSVLRNAAESVQPTLDQNRQTLQVDLPADPLWLRADPVRLGQVFVNLLNNAARYSREDTTIRVTAKAEGGEAVVSVCDEGMGIAREHLQSIFDLFTQVDRQRSADTRGLGIGLALVRSLVQMHGGNVSARSDGAGQGAEFVVRLPLQTPGGETPSRVEDNAAKPFGGLRVLVADDNRDAAESMGEWLSAFGAETIVVHDGHAALTMAQMHMPHVALLDLGMPELSGLEVAQRLRAVPGGAGMRLIAITGWGQARDRAGTEAAGFDHHMTKPPDIALLRSLLQDAHRALVGQAAGADPVTG; encoded by the coding sequence ATGAGCCCCAACGAACCCCTCGAATTCCGCAGGCTCGCCGATACCGCGCCGGCAATCCTGTGGGTGACCGATGCCGACGGCCACTGCACCTTCATGTCGCGCGGCTGGCACGAGATGACCGGGCAGAGCGAAGCGGAGTCGCTCGGCTTCGGATGGCTCGACGCCCTGCATCCCGACGACCTGCCCATCGCGCGTACCCGGCTCGCCCGTGCCCAGCGCCTGGTGAAGCCGTTCACGATCGACTACCGGGTGCGCTGCCGGGATGGGCGCTACCGCTGGATGCTGGATGCGGCCAACCCGCGGCATGCCGCCGACGGCAGCTTCGCCGGCTTTGCCGGCTCGGTCATCGACATCGACGACCGGCGCCGCTCGGAGGACAAGTACCGCGCGCTGTTCGACTCGATCGAGGAGGGCTTCTGCATCGTGCAGATGCTGTTCGACGACAGGACGCAGCCGCGCGACTACCGCTTCCTCGAGGTCAACCCGGCGTTCTCGCGCCACACCGGGCTGGTCGACCCGGTGGGACACACCGCGCGCGAGATGCTGCCCGACCTCGAGCCGCACTGGTTCGAGATCTACGGCCGCATCGCGGTCACCGGTGAACCGGAGCGCTTCGAAGCGGGCTCGGACGCTATGGACCGCTGGTTCGAGGTCTATGCCTTCCGCATCGGCGATCCGGCTGAGCGCCTGGTGGCCCTGCTGTTCACCGACATCACCGCGCGTCGTCGCCAGCAGCAGGCGTTGCGCGAGGCCGACCAGCGCAAGGACGAGTTCCTCGCCACCCTGGCCCATGAACTGCGCAATCCGCTGGCGCCGATCCGCACCTCGCTGTACGTGCTCAAGCTCAACCAGGATCCGGAAACCGGCGCCCGCATGCTGGACATCCTGATGCGGCAGGTGGACCAGCTCACCCATCTCGTCGACGACCTCACCGAGGTGTCGCGGATCACCCGCGGCCGCATCGAACTGCGCGCGGTGGACATTCCGCTGGGCTCGGTGCTGCGCAATGCCGCCGAGAGCGTGCAGCCGACGCTGGACCAGAACCGCCAAACGCTGCAGGTCGACCTGCCGGCGGATCCGTTGTGGCTGCGTGCCGATCCCGTGCGGCTGGGGCAGGTGTTCGTCAACCTGCTCAACAACGCCGCGCGCTACAGCCGCGAGGACACCACCATCCGGGTGACGGCGAAGGCCGAGGGCGGCGAGGCGGTGGTCTCCGTGTGCGACGAGGGCATGGGCATCGCGCGCGAGCACCTGCAGAGCATCTTCGACCTGTTCACCCAGGTCGACCGCCAGCGCAGCGCCGATACCCGCGGCCTGGGCATCGGCCTGGCCCTGGTGCGCAGCCTGGTGCAGATGCACGGCGGCAACGTGAGCGCGCGCAGCGACGGCGCCGGGCAGGGCGCCGAATTCGTGGTGCGGCTGCCGTTGCAGACGCCGGGTGGCGAAACGCCGTCGCGGGTCGAGGACAACGCGGCCAAGCCGTTCGGCGGACTGCGCGTGCTGGTGGCCGATGACAACCGCGATGCCGCCGAAAGCATGGGCGAGTGGCTGAGCGCATTCGGTGCCGAGACCATCGTCGTCCACGACGGCCACGCCGCACTCACGATGGCGCAGATGCACATGCCGCACGTCGCGCTGCTCGACCTCGGCATGCCGGAACTGAGCGGGCTGGAGGTGGCGCAACGGCTGCGCGCGGTGCCGGGTGGGGCGGGCATGCGCCTGATCGCGATCACCGGCTGGGGACAGGCGCGCGACCGTGCCGGCACCGAAGCCGCCGGCTTCGACCACCACATGACCAAGCCGCCGGACATCGCGCTGCTGCGTTCGCTGCTGCAGGACGCGCATCGGGCACTGGTCGGGCAGGCGGCGGGCGCGGATCCCGTGACCGGCTGA
- a CDS encoding serine hydrolase domain-containing protein has product MRTHRLMPSSLLVLALASTTLHAAEPVATVRIAFDRAHVTDVQATGHADLQGARAVTADDPVRIASISKLVVALGVMRLVETGALDLDADVSALLGWRLRHPVYPDVPITLRLLLSHQAGLTDDAGYWQVPLDGALRELLADPRAWDAAHAPGQYFRYANLNFPIVASVMERATGERFDLLMQRLLFAPLGLSACYGWASCDDARVSRAVILYDSDRESGTDDMRAGRPACAVRPASDGSCDLAHWQAGRNGALFSPQGGLRISARELATIGRLLLGDGEVDGVRLLSPASVATLLAPAWTRAGDNGVTAEEDASGQSREGFFCRYGLAAQTLATAMPGCRDDPFGDGRERVGHAGSAYGLLSGLWLDRADGTGVVYFATGMHDAAPGTRSAFTAIEERLAAGGIPAATTGSE; this is encoded by the coding sequence ATGCGCACCCACCGCCTGATGCCGTCGAGCCTGCTGGTGCTGGCCCTGGCGTCCACCACACTGCACGCCGCCGAACCGGTGGCGACGGTGCGGATCGCCTTCGACCGCGCGCACGTCACCGATGTGCAGGCGACCGGCCACGCGGACCTGCAGGGCGCGCGTGCGGTCACCGCCGATGATCCGGTGCGGATCGCCTCGATCTCCAAGCTGGTGGTCGCGCTGGGGGTGATGCGCCTGGTCGAGACGGGTGCGCTGGATCTCGACGCCGACGTGTCCGCATTGCTGGGCTGGCGCCTGCGCCACCCGGTGTATCCGGACGTGCCGATCACCCTGCGCCTACTGCTGTCGCACCAGGCCGGGCTGACCGACGACGCCGGCTACTGGCAGGTGCCGCTGGATGGCGCGCTGCGCGAGCTGCTGGCCGATCCGCGCGCCTGGGATGCCGCGCATGCGCCAGGGCAGTACTTCCGCTACGCCAACCTCAACTTCCCGATCGTCGCCTCGGTGATGGAACGCGCCACCGGCGAGCGCTTCGACCTGTTGATGCAGCGGCTGCTGTTCGCGCCGCTGGGGCTGTCGGCCTGCTACGGCTGGGCCAGCTGCGACGACGCCCGCGTGTCGCGCGCGGTGATCCTCTACGACAGCGACCGCGAGTCCGGTACCGACGACATGCGTGCGGGCCGTCCTGCATGTGCGGTGCGCCCGGCCAGCGATGGCAGCTGCGACCTCGCGCACTGGCAGGCGGGTCGCAACGGCGCGTTGTTCTCGCCGCAGGGCGGACTGCGCATTTCAGCGCGCGAGCTCGCCACCATCGGGCGCCTGCTGCTGGGCGATGGCGAGGTCGACGGCGTGCGCCTGCTGTCGCCGGCATCGGTGGCGACGCTGCTGGCACCCGCATGGACGCGCGCCGGCGACAACGGCGTCACCGCGGAAGAGGACGCCAGCGGGCAGTCGCGCGAGGGCTTCTTCTGCCGCTACGGCCTGGCGGCGCAGACCCTCGCGACCGCCATGCCCGGCTGCCGCGACGATCCCTTCGGCGATGGCCGCGAGCGCGTCGGCCACGCGGGCTCCGCATACGGCCTGCTGTCCGGGCTGTGGCTGGACCGCGCCGACGGCACCGGCGTGGTGTACTTCGCCACCGGCATGCACGACGCCGCGCCGGGCACGCGCTCCGCGTTCACCGCGATCGAAGAGCGTCTTGCCGCCGGCGGGATTCCCGCCGCCACCACCGGCAGCGAATAG
- a CDS encoding SDR family oxidoreductase: MNQPAQQQEVPGVEKKLDPPADHGETSYRGSGRLEGKVAVITGGDSGIGRAVAIAFAREGADVLVSYLSEDEDAAETKRWVEEAGRRCVLVPGELADPAHCRAIVQQAVDEFGRIDVLVNNAAFQMSRESLDDIPDEEWDYTFQVNITAMFHLCKAAVPHMKSGASIINTTSINSDKPNPGLLPYAATKGAIANFTAGLAQMLADQGIRVNSVAPGPIWTPLIPATLPPDSVKEFGNQVPLKRPGQPAEVAPIFVLLASDEASYMTGGRYAVTGGTPIL; the protein is encoded by the coding sequence ATGAACCAGCCCGCACAGCAGCAGGAAGTCCCCGGCGTCGAGAAGAAGCTCGATCCGCCGGCCGACCATGGCGAGACCAGCTATCGCGGCAGCGGCCGGCTCGAGGGCAAGGTCGCGGTGATCACCGGTGGCGACAGCGGCATCGGCCGTGCCGTCGCGATCGCGTTTGCACGCGAAGGTGCCGACGTGCTGGTGAGCTATCTCAGCGAGGACGAGGACGCCGCGGAAACCAAGCGCTGGGTCGAGGAGGCCGGTCGCCGCTGCGTGCTGGTGCCCGGCGAACTCGCCGATCCCGCGCACTGCCGCGCGATCGTGCAGCAGGCGGTCGATGAATTCGGCCGCATCGACGTGCTGGTCAACAACGCCGCCTTCCAGATGTCGCGCGAGTCGCTGGACGACATCCCCGACGAGGAGTGGGACTACACCTTCCAGGTCAACATCACCGCGATGTTCCACCTGTGCAAGGCCGCGGTGCCGCACATGAAGTCGGGCGCGTCGATCATCAACACCACCTCGATCAACTCCGACAAGCCCAACCCGGGGCTGTTGCCGTACGCCGCGACCAAGGGCGCGATCGCCAACTTCACCGCGGGCCTGGCGCAGATGCTGGCCGACCAGGGCATCCGGGTGAACTCGGTGGCACCGGGCCCGATCTGGACGCCGCTGATCCCGGCCACGCTGCCGCCGGATTCAGTGAAGGAGTTCGGCAACCAGGTGCCGTTGAAGCGTCCGGGCCAGCCGGCGGAAGTGGCGCCGATCTTCGTGTTGCTGGCCTCCGACGAGGCGAGCTACATGACGGGTGGGCGCTACGCGGTCACCGGTGGCACGCCGATCCTGTAA
- a CDS encoding catalase family protein encodes MTASDAIHYARYDDRMAEPREGEAELELELGHVLMEIVRTTWEHEGRALRAVHAKSHALLAAEVEVPALPPELAQGVFGQPAKYRAMLRLSTTPGDLLPDRVSTPRGIALRLCDVPGERLDGAQHLRSQDFLLVNAPRFNAPDGHAFLQGLRLLAKTTDRVPRTKELVSAIARGTERALEALGGESSALKAMGGQPPVHPLGEAYFTQVPHRFGDHIAKLQLVPMTPTMQALADQRLDLADDDALRTALIDHFARDEAVWELRAQLCTSIDEMPLEDASAEWDTGLSPYRTIATVRVPAQTAWSEARSAVVDDGMAFSPWLGVEAHRPLGQIMRLRRRTYERSQAFREDRMGPFAIGCPFEGMHGVDGSRHLDGAGPSVGAPRPPEAT; translated from the coding sequence ATGACCGCATCCGACGCGATTCACTACGCGCGCTATGACGACCGCATGGCCGAACCGCGCGAAGGCGAAGCGGAACTCGAGCTCGAGCTTGGCCATGTGCTGATGGAGATCGTCCGCACGACCTGGGAGCACGAGGGTCGTGCGTTGCGCGCCGTGCATGCCAAGAGCCATGCGTTGTTGGCCGCGGAAGTCGAGGTGCCGGCGTTGCCACCCGAGCTTGCGCAGGGCGTGTTCGGGCAGCCGGCCAAGTACCGCGCGATGTTGCGGTTGTCGACCACGCCGGGCGACCTGCTGCCGGACCGCGTATCGACGCCGCGTGGCATCGCGCTGCGCCTGTGCGACGTGCCTGGCGAGCGCCTCGACGGCGCGCAACACCTGCGCAGCCAGGATTTCCTGCTGGTCAACGCGCCGCGCTTCAACGCGCCCGACGGGCACGCCTTCCTGCAGGGGTTGCGGCTGCTGGCGAAGACCACCGACCGCGTGCCGCGCACCAAGGAGCTGGTCTCGGCGATTGCCCGCGGCACGGAGCGCGCGCTGGAAGCGCTGGGCGGCGAAAGCAGTGCGCTCAAGGCGATGGGTGGCCAGCCGCCGGTGCATCCGCTGGGCGAGGCGTATTTCACCCAGGTGCCGCACCGCTTCGGCGACCACATCGCGAAACTGCAACTGGTGCCGATGACGCCGACGATGCAGGCGCTGGCGGACCAGCGGCTCGATCTTGCCGATGACGACGCCCTGCGCACCGCGCTCATCGACCACTTCGCCCGCGACGAGGCGGTGTGGGAGCTGCGTGCGCAGCTGTGCACCTCGATCGACGAGATGCCGCTCGAGGACGCCAGTGCGGAATGGGACACCGGCCTCAGCCCGTACCGCACCATCGCCACCGTGCGTGTACCCGCTCAGACCGCGTGGAGCGAGGCGCGCAGTGCGGTGGTCGACGACGGCATGGCCTTCAGTCCGTGGCTCGGCGTGGAAGCGCACCGTCCGCTGGGGCAGATCATGCGTCTGCGTCGCCGCACCTACGAACGTTCGCAGGCGTTCCGCGAGGACCGGATGGGACCGTTCGCCATCGGTTGCCCGTTCGAGGGCATGCACGGGGTGGATGGCTCACGGCATCTGGACGGCGCCGGGCCTAGCGTGGGCGCCCCCAGACCTCCGGAGGCGACATGA
- a CDS encoding outer membrane protein, whose protein sequence is MKKSMLPVALAAIALSPAAFAQSGGDTYRPDLAVGEGNWFVAGNVGRTDGGTADRFGTGDFNVFESREGRRTGYGLAAGYRWKLAPAFGLGIEGGYTDLGNLEVRNAFRDDSVDQRDDENALRGWHVGGNARWHVTPAWYVGARGGYFRASDNSATYYNSVGQDLGLESGGRDGRNSWYAGVGTGWNATENFSVGLHYDYFRAKSGDLRDPVSGVTFEGPKRSTALLGLTAEYAF, encoded by the coding sequence ATGAAGAAATCCATGCTCCCGGTCGCGCTTGCGGCCATCGCCTTGAGCCCCGCTGCGTTCGCCCAGTCCGGTGGCGATACCTATCGCCCGGATCTTGCCGTGGGCGAAGGCAACTGGTTCGTGGCTGGCAACGTCGGCCGTACCGATGGCGGCACCGCCGATCGCTTCGGCACCGGCGACTTCAATGTCTTCGAAAGCCGCGAAGGCCGCCGCACCGGTTACGGCCTCGCCGCCGGGTATCGCTGGAAGCTGGCGCCGGCCTTTGGCCTCGGTATCGAAGGCGGTTACACCGACCTGGGCAACCTCGAAGTACGCAATGCGTTCCGCGACGACAGCGTCGACCAGCGTGATGACGAGAACGCGTTGCGCGGCTGGCATGTCGGCGGCAACGCGCGCTGGCACGTCACCCCGGCGTGGTACGTCGGTGCGCGCGGCGGCTATTTCCGTGCCTCCGACAACAGCGCGACCTACTACAACTCGGTCGGCCAGGACCTCGGCCTCGAGAGTGGCGGCCGCGATGGCCGCAACAGCTGGTACGCCGGCGTGGGCACGGGCTGGAACGCCACCGAGAACTTCAGCGTCGGCCTGCACTACGACTACTTCCGCGCCAAGTCCGGCGACCTGCGCGATCCGGTCAGCGGCGTGACCTTCGAGGGTCCCAAGCGCTCCACCGCGCTGCTTGGACTGACGGCGGAATACGCGTTCTGA
- a CDS encoding class I SAM-dependent methyltransferase has protein sequence MSRYDGPLLTRETATALLSARAAGTWTGSLDLGRSEDTVTLGDEDWLWRSQPQPYPGVLKDRTIYIRDGTDWMPAARYARSLIKLVPTPWGVPTFEIDGIKMLPTARESPLDDARRKVALVAPRGKVILDTCGGLGYFAACCLAAGVARIHSFEKNEDVLWLRSLNPWSPDPDAADTGGRLQLQHADITAAITALPAASMDAALHDPPRFGIAGELYAQAFYDQLARVLRPRGSLFHYTGSPNRLTSGRDVPREVVRRLEKAGFRARPELDGVFATRR, from the coding sequence ATGTCCCGATACGACGGACCGTTGCTCACCCGCGAAACCGCGACCGCACTGCTGTCCGCACGCGCTGCAGGCACGTGGACGGGCTCGCTGGATCTGGGACGCAGCGAAGACACCGTGACGCTCGGCGATGAAGACTGGCTCTGGCGGAGCCAGCCGCAGCCGTATCCGGGCGTGCTCAAGGACCGCACCATCTACATCCGCGACGGCACCGACTGGATGCCGGCCGCGCGTTACGCGCGCTCGCTGATCAAGCTGGTGCCGACACCGTGGGGCGTGCCGACGTTCGAGATCGACGGCATCAAGATGCTGCCGACCGCGCGCGAATCGCCGCTCGACGATGCGCGCCGCAAGGTCGCGCTGGTGGCGCCCCGCGGTAAGGTGATCCTCGATACCTGCGGCGGTCTCGGCTATTTCGCCGCCTGTTGCCTGGCCGCGGGCGTCGCGCGCATCCATTCGTTCGAGAAGAACGAGGACGTGCTGTGGCTGCGCAGCCTCAATCCGTGGTCGCCCGATCCCGATGCGGCCGACACGGGCGGTCGCCTGCAGCTGCAGCATGCCGATATCACCGCGGCGATCACCGCGCTGCCGGCGGCATCGATGGATGCGGCGCTGCACGATCCACCGCGCTTCGGCATCGCCGGCGAACTCTACGCCCAGGCGTTCTACGACCAGCTGGCACGGGTGCTGCGCCCGCGCGGCAGCCTGTTCCACTACACCGGCAGTCCCAACCGCCTGACCAGTGGCCGCGATGTGCCGCGCGAAGTGGTGCGCCGGCTGGAGAAGGCGGGCTTCCGCGCCCGGCCCGAACTCGACGGCGTGTTCGCCACGCGCCGCTGA
- a CDS encoding bifunctional diguanylate cyclase/phosphodiesterase has product MFQALPPLVWALLVLVVGLALTAELARREMRDAGARADMLYNSLADAAQARLRDGLDDAAVALRAMQTVFLSAGDIDQPTFTRYHDNLRAVDDLPGYIVTAFARRYPGVPDSAPFYRYELLSPLEGNEALLWLDVTTQPDNLAALEKARDADHPSMSAPFHLAQFSDADDAGRGITLRLPVYSRGQVPDSVEERRARELGALAISLRLEPLVRTALQGRILEYMHVDLRDLDAVGDDRVFTSRTQPAAGGPTPTLTRLLEFGDRRWELRLQPLAPRLDSDRSRSILLFGTLVSVLAALLLWSIAGTHRRALALGQRMSARFIESEARFRTLNELLPALVLLAGSDGTITYANQFARRRLGEVVGTRLDALYKDPGPRMEVADASGREAGWDEREMEITTSEGTFWARVSLAPVVVDGQPHMLLTATDISEQRELNARLRYQASHDALTELCNRREFERRLTLALATHRAHPETPPFALLYFDVDQFKLINDLSGHRAGDQMLVEMVLAISQNLREGDLFARLGGDEFGLLAYAVNEEEALALAERLRRCIDSVRFVWEGRTHSVSASIGVVMSDRAGATLQDVMAWADSACYLAKENGRNRVHLYREDDDTTRRHGEMEWANRMRGALEQGRLLLDYQEVVPLTTAVLDGPYIELLLRLRDEAGTVVMPGAFLPAAERYGLMPAVDRWVIGTVLSNFARLHPAAAGLQTCAINLSGASIDDEDLADFILECIARHQVPAQRICFEITETVAVRSLLKVTRVIERLRAAGCRIALDDFGSGMSSFGYLKNLPVDVIKIDGSFIREVDTDAMSRTIVSAIVQIGHQRGLKVVAEWVDNDGARGVLDELGVDYGQGFALHMPERVVFQRD; this is encoded by the coding sequence GTGTTCCAGGCCCTGCCGCCGCTGGTGTGGGCGCTGCTGGTGCTGGTGGTGGGGCTTGCGCTGACCGCCGAGCTGGCACGGCGCGAGATGCGTGATGCCGGCGCGCGTGCGGACATGCTCTACAACTCCCTGGCTGATGCCGCGCAGGCACGGTTGCGCGACGGGCTCGACGATGCCGCAGTGGCGTTGCGGGCGATGCAGACCGTGTTCCTGTCGGCCGGCGACATCGACCAGCCGACCTTCACCCGCTACCACGACAACCTGCGCGCGGTGGACGACCTGCCCGGGTACATCGTCACCGCGTTCGCGCGACGCTACCCCGGCGTGCCCGACAGCGCGCCGTTCTACCGGTACGAACTGCTGTCGCCGCTGGAAGGCAACGAAGCGCTGCTGTGGCTCGACGTCACCACCCAGCCCGACAACCTCGCCGCGCTGGAAAAAGCGCGCGACGCGGACCACCCGTCGATGTCGGCACCGTTCCACCTCGCCCAGTTCAGTGACGCCGATGATGCCGGCCGCGGCATCACCCTGCGCCTGCCGGTGTACTCGCGCGGGCAGGTGCCCGACAGCGTGGAAGAGCGCCGCGCCCGCGAACTCGGTGCCCTGGCGATCAGTCTGCGGCTGGAGCCGCTGGTGCGTACCGCGCTGCAGGGGCGGATCCTCGAATACATGCACGTCGACCTGCGCGACCTCGACGCCGTCGGCGACGATCGTGTGTTCACCAGCCGGACGCAGCCGGCAGCCGGCGGACCGACGCCGACGTTGACCCGCCTGCTGGAGTTCGGCGACCGTCGCTGGGAGTTGCGGCTGCAGCCGCTGGCGCCGCGACTCGACAGCGATCGTTCGCGGTCGATCCTGCTGTTCGGCACGCTGGTCAGCGTGCTTGCGGCGCTGCTGTTGTGGTCGATCGCCGGTACCCACCGGCGGGCATTGGCGCTGGGCCAGCGGATGAGCGCGCGTTTCATCGAGAGCGAGGCGCGCTTCCGCACCCTCAACGAGCTGTTGCCGGCACTGGTGTTGCTGGCCGGCAGCGACGGCACCATCACCTACGCCAACCAGTTCGCGCGCAGGCGCCTTGGCGAGGTGGTCGGCACCCGCCTGGATGCGCTTTACAAGGACCCCGGACCGCGCATGGAGGTGGCCGATGCCAGCGGGCGCGAGGCCGGCTGGGACGAGCGCGAGATGGAGATCACCACCAGCGAAGGCACCTTCTGGGCGCGGGTGTCGCTGGCGCCGGTCGTGGTCGACGGCCAGCCGCACATGCTGTTGACCGCAACCGACATCAGCGAGCAGCGCGAACTCAATGCGCGGCTGCGCTACCAGGCCTCGCACGACGCGCTCACCGAGCTGTGCAACCGCCGCGAATTCGAACGCCGGCTCACGCTGGCGCTGGCCACGCACCGCGCGCACCCCGAGACGCCGCCGTTCGCACTGCTGTACTTCGATGTTGACCAGTTCAAGCTGATCAACGACCTGTCCGGGCACCGCGCCGGCGACCAGATGCTGGTGGAAATGGTGCTGGCGATCAGCCAGAACCTGCGCGAAGGCGACCTGTTCGCGCGCCTGGGCGGCGACGAGTTCGGCCTGCTGGCCTACGCGGTCAACGAGGAGGAAGCGCTGGCGCTGGCGGAGCGGCTGCGCCGCTGCATCGACAGCGTGCGCTTCGTCTGGGAGGGCCGCACGCATTCGGTCAGCGCCAGCATCGGCGTGGTGATGTCCGACCGCGCCGGCGCGACGCTGCAGGACGTGATGGCCTGGGCCGACAGCGCCTGCTACCTGGCCAAGGAGAACGGCCGCAACCGCGTGCACCTGTACCGCGAGGACGACGACACCACCCGCCGGCATGGCGAAATGGAATGGGCCAACCGCATGCGCGGCGCGCTCGAACAGGGCCGCCTGTTGCTCGACTACCAGGAGGTGGTGCCGCTGACCACGGCCGTGCTGGATGGTCCGTATATCGAACTGCTGCTGCGCCTGCGCGACGAGGCGGGCACGGTGGTGATGCCGGGCGCGTTCCTGCCCGCGGCCGAACGCTATGGCCTGATGCCGGCGGTGGACCGCTGGGTCATCGGGACGGTGCTGTCCAACTTCGCCCGGCTGCACCCCGCCGCGGCCGGTCTGCAGACCTGCGCCATCAATCTTTCCGGCGCGAGCATCGACGACGAGGACCTCGCCGATTTCATCCTCGAGTGCATCGCCCGCCACCAGGTGCCGGCGCAGCGGATCTGCTTCGAGATCACCGAGACCGTCGCCGTGCGCAGCCTGCTCAAGGTCACCCGGGTGATCGAGCGCCTGCGTGCGGCCGGCTGCCGCATCGCGCTCGACGACTTCGGTTCGGGCATGTCCTCGTTCGGCTACCTCAAGAACCTGCCGGTCGACGTGATCAAGATCGACGGCAGCTTCATCCGCGAAGTCGATACCGACGCCATGAGTCGCACCATCGTCAGCGCGATCGTGCAGATCGGCCACCAGCGCGGGCTGAAGGTCGTCGCCGAATGGGTGGACAACGATGGCGCCCGCGGCGTGCTCGACGAACTCGGCGTCGATTACGGCCAGGGTTTCGCCCTGCACATGCCGGAACGGGTGGTGTTCCAGCGCGACTGA
- a CDS encoding manganese catalase family protein, with protein MFSHNKRLQYTVRVSDPNPALANLLLEQFGGPQGELAAAMRYFTQALADEDAGRRDMLFDIATEELSHLEVIGSLVAMLNKGAKGRLAEAVETEAELFRSLQGNGCSSHVTQVLYGGGPALINSGGQLWNAGYIDSIGEPTADLRSNIAAEARAKIVYERLINVTADPGVKDALTFLMTREMAHQKSFEKALYSIEPNFPPGKLAGMPEFEEMYVNTSQGEGDMRGPWNSDENFRFVSDPEQYTAVDGGDGSASVALDGIEAKTLAAMAMRGTSAPDGNPLTGIELGKAEGTMAMTAPVKQDAPVQGDDTDRLG; from the coding sequence ATGTTCAGCCACAACAAGCGACTGCAATACACGGTCCGCGTGAGCGATCCGAATCCCGCGCTGGCCAACCTGCTGCTGGAACAGTTCGGCGGCCCGCAGGGCGAACTCGCCGCTGCGATGCGTTACTTCACCCAGGCCCTGGCCGACGAGGATGCAGGCCGTCGCGACATGCTGTTCGACATCGCCACCGAAGAGCTCAGCCACCTCGAGGTGATCGGCTCGCTGGTCGCGATGCTCAACAAGGGCGCCAAGGGCCGCCTGGCCGAGGCGGTCGAGACCGAGGCCGAACTGTTCCGTTCGCTGCAGGGCAACGGCTGCAGTTCGCATGTCACCCAGGTGCTGTACGGCGGTGGTCCGGCGCTGATCAACTCCGGTGGTCAACTGTGGAACGCCGGCTACATCGACAGCATCGGCGAGCCCACGGCCGACCTGCGCTCCAACATCGCTGCCGAGGCGCGCGCGAAGATCGTCTACGAGCGGCTGATCAACGTCACCGCCGATCCCGGCGTCAAGGACGCGCTGACCTTCCTGATGACGCGCGAGATGGCGCACCAGAAGTCGTTCGAGAAGGCGCTGTACTCGATCGAGCCGAACTTCCCGCCGGGCAAGCTGGCCGGCATGCCCGAGTTCGAGGAGATGTACGTCAACACGTCGCAGGGTGAGGGCGACATGCGCGGCCCGTGGAACAGCGACGAGAACTTCCGCTTCGTCTCCGACCCCGAGCAGTACACTGCGGTCGACGGCGGCGACGGCAGCGCGTCGGTGGCGCTGGATGGCATCGAGGCGAAGACGCTGGCGGCAATGGCCATGCGCGGTACTTCCGCACCGGACGGGAACCCGTTGACCGGCATCGAGCTGGGCAAGGCCGAAGGCACCATGGCGATGACCGCACCGGTGAAGCAGGACGCTCCTGTCCAGGGTGACGACACCGATCGCCTGGGCTGA